The Alteriqipengyuania halimionae genome contains a region encoding:
- a CDS encoding GntR family transcriptional regulator yields MSAADSRPIYLQLRDKIAAAIIDGRYREGEMLPSVRAFAAQEGANPLTVAKAYQQFQQDGQVEVRRGIGMFVADGARHGLLTRERERFLDEEWPDIRDRIERLDISFDELMALG; encoded by the coding sequence ATGAGCGCTGCCGACTCCCGCCCGATCTACCTCCAGCTCCGCGACAAGATCGCCGCTGCGATCATCGACGGTCGCTATCGCGAAGGCGAGATGCTGCCTTCGGTCCGGGCCTTCGCCGCGCAGGAGGGAGCCAATCCGCTCACCGTCGCCAAGGCTTACCAGCAGTTCCAGCAGGATGGGCAGGTCGAAGTGCGGCGCGGGATCGGGATGTTCGTGGCGGATGGTGCGCGGCATGGGTTGCTGACGCGGGAGCGCGAGCGCTTCCTTGATGAGGAATGGCCTGACATCCGCGACCGGATCGAGCGGCTCGACATTTCCTTCGACGAACTGATGGCACTGGGCTGA
- a CDS encoding integration host factor subunit beta, producing the protein MIRSELVHALSRRNPDLKQEEVEHVVDIMFDEITTQLAEGGRVELRGFGAFSTRHREGRTGRNPRTGEAVEVPAKRVPFFKAGKAIRERLND; encoded by the coding sequence ATGATCCGTTCGGAACTCGTCCATGCCTTGAGTCGCCGCAATCCGGACCTCAAGCAGGAAGAAGTCGAACACGTCGTCGACATCATGTTCGACGAAATCACCACCCAGCTGGCCGAAGGCGGCCGCGTGGAACTGCGCGGCTTCGGCGCGTTTTCGACGCGTCATCGCGAAGGCCGTACGGGTCGCAATCCCCGTACCGGGGAAGCGGTCGAAGTGCCGGCCAAGCGCGTGCCGTTCTTCAAGGCGGGCAAGGCGATCCGCGAGCGGCTCAACGACTGA
- a CDS encoding PilZ domain-containing protein has product MQRLAGHDNPSPSFSADTPENQDQREADRLRLLMRTAKLVTSQGEFLCVLRDASVGGFRARIFHPLPTDAEMELELASAHRYPIEKVWEKDNEAGFRFTEKIALEELVNELTPYPKRGVRLNLELETDIQVGDQRARATLENLSQQGARIDTLQPLAQAQRLLLNITGMRAVTAQVRWRDGDTYGLAFEDTFQFDELALLVYQLQRQQSARKGIRSDPAAPLRRIDLR; this is encoded by the coding sequence GTGCAGAGACTCGCTGGTCACGACAACCCGAGCCCGTCCTTTTCCGCCGATACGCCGGAAAACCAAGATCAGCGCGAGGCAGATCGCCTGCGCTTGCTCATGCGCACCGCGAAGCTCGTTACCTCGCAGGGCGAGTTCCTATGCGTCCTGCGCGATGCGTCGGTCGGCGGCTTCCGCGCCCGTATTTTCCACCCCCTGCCCACCGACGCCGAGATGGAGCTCGAGCTTGCTTCGGCGCATCGTTATCCGATCGAAAAGGTGTGGGAGAAGGACAACGAGGCCGGTTTCAGGTTCACCGAGAAGATCGCGCTCGAAGAGCTGGTCAACGAGCTTACGCCTTATCCCAAACGCGGGGTGCGGTTGAACCTCGAGCTCGAGACAGATATTCAAGTCGGCGACCAGAGAGCTAGGGCGACGCTTGAGAACTTGTCCCAGCAGGGGGCCCGGATCGACACCCTGCAGCCACTGGCTCAAGCGCAACGACTGCTGCTCAACATCACAGGTATGCGTGCGGTGACGGCCCAGGTCCGCTGGAGGGACGGCGATACCTACGGCCTGGCATTCGAGGACACGTTCCAGTTCGACGAGCTGGCTCTGCTCGTCTACCAGCTGCAGCGCCAGCAGAGCGCGCGCAAGGGCATCCGCTCTGATCCTGCGGCCCCGCTACGGCGCATCGATCTTCGCTGA
- a CDS encoding NAD(P)/FAD-dependent oxidoreductase — translation MTGKNYDVDVAIVGAGPAGLTAGYLLTKQGLSVAIIEKDATYVGGISRTVEHEGYRFDIGGHRFFSKSQAVVDLWNEILPDDFIERPRMSRIYYEGKFYSYPLRAFEALRNLGVWRSSLCMLSYLRYKLFPIEKVRSFEDWTTNQFGRKLYSIFFKTYTEKVWGMPCDEMSADWAAQRIKGLSLWSAVVDGMKRSLGLNKKPNDGMQAKTLLESFRYPRLGPGMMWDAARDKIVATGKGEVLMNHALKQLASDGKDGWRMTATGPDGEKVITARHAISSAPMREMAARLSPLPDASLDASNLKYRDFLTVALKIRSDGDLFPDNWIYIHDSKVQVGRVQNFRSWSPEMVPDDGVACVGLEYFCFEGDGLWASSDADLVELASNEMVQLGLIKKDQVIGGAVVRQEKAYPVYDEDYAANVDAVRAELEAKHPTLHLVGRNGMHRYNNQDHAMMTAMLTVENIVAGERIYDTWCVNEDAEYHESGDEGAQKKIGAKKIVSADQAAALNSLMPVPERVGEDDCCEPARNREAA, via the coding sequence ATGACTGGCAAGAATTACGATGTGGATGTTGCGATCGTCGGAGCGGGACCGGCGGGGCTGACCGCCGGCTACCTGCTAACCAAGCAGGGACTTTCGGTGGCAATCATCGAAAAGGACGCGACCTATGTCGGCGGTATCAGCCGCACGGTCGAACACGAAGGCTATCGTTTCGACATCGGCGGACACCGCTTCTTTTCCAAATCGCAGGCAGTCGTCGATCTGTGGAACGAGATCCTGCCGGACGATTTCATCGAGCGCCCGCGGATGAGCCGCATCTATTACGAGGGCAAATTCTACTCCTACCCGCTGCGCGCCTTCGAAGCGCTGCGCAATCTGGGTGTGTGGCGTTCGTCGCTCTGCATGCTGAGCTACCTGCGTTACAAGCTGTTCCCGATCGAAAAGGTGAGAAGCTTCGAGGACTGGACCACCAACCAGTTCGGCAGAAAGCTCTATTCGATCTTCTTCAAGACCTACACCGAGAAGGTCTGGGGCATGCCCTGCGACGAGATGAGTGCCGATTGGGCCGCCCAGCGGATCAAGGGACTTTCGCTTTGGAGCGCCGTCGTCGACGGGATGAAGCGCAGCCTCGGCCTCAACAAGAAGCCCAATGACGGGATGCAGGCCAAGACGCTGCTCGAGAGCTTTCGCTATCCGCGCCTCGGCCCGGGCATGATGTGGGACGCCGCGCGCGACAAGATCGTCGCCACCGGCAAGGGCGAGGTACTTATGAACCACGCGCTCAAGCAACTCGCGAGTGACGGCAAGGATGGCTGGCGGATGACCGCGACCGGCCCCGATGGCGAGAAAGTCATCACCGCGCGCCACGCCATCAGCTCGGCCCCGATGCGCGAGATGGCGGCACGGTTGAGCCCGCTGCCGGACGCATCGCTCGACGCTTCGAACCTCAAATATCGTGACTTCCTGACCGTCGCGCTCAAGATCCGGTCGGACGGGGACCTGTTCCCGGACAACTGGATCTACATCCACGACAGCAAGGTCCAGGTCGGCCGGGTCCAGAACTTCCGCTCCTGGTCGCCCGAGATGGTGCCGGACGATGGCGTCGCCTGTGTCGGCCTCGAATATTTCTGCTTCGAAGGCGACGGGTTGTGGGCCTCGAGCGACGCAGACCTCGTCGAGCTCGCATCGAACGAAATGGTCCAGCTCGGCCTAATCAAGAAGGACCAGGTCATCGGCGGCGCGGTCGTGCGCCAGGAAAAGGCCTATCCGGTCTATGACGAGGATTACGCCGCCAATGTCGACGCCGTGCGCGCCGAACTGGAAGCGAAGCATCCGACGCTGCACCTCGTGGGCCGCAACGGCATGCACCGGTACAACAACCAGGATCACGCCATGATGACCGCGATGCTCACGGTCGAGAATATCGTCGCCGGCGAAAGGATCTACGATACCTGGTGTGTCAACGAAGACGCCGAGTATCACGAGTCCGGCGATGAAGGTGCCCAGAAAAAAATCGGTGCGAAGAAGATCGTCAGCGCAGACCAGGCAGCCGCGCTCAATTCCTTGATGCCGGTACCGGAACGCGTGGGCGAAGATGATTGCTGCGAACCCGCCCGGAACCGCGAAGCGGCCTGA
- a CDS encoding GtrA family protein — translation MRAVRTHVIDIRIVRYIAASVGALAVDMGLFLGLLAVAMPAAAAASLSYCAGIVAHWLFSSRAVFQDRVANSARGRHVQKALFVGSALVGLALTTGIVGLFDFLGSDPLFGKLVAVAASFVVTWLIRSRVVFRAEG, via the coding sequence ATGCGCGCTGTCCGGACCCACGTCATCGATATTCGAATAGTGCGCTATATCGCCGCCAGCGTTGGGGCGCTGGCGGTCGATATGGGCCTGTTCCTCGGGCTGCTGGCCGTCGCCATGCCTGCTGCGGCCGCCGCCAGCCTTTCCTACTGCGCCGGTATCGTGGCCCACTGGCTGTTTTCAAGCCGCGCCGTGTTTCAGGATCGCGTGGCGAACAGCGCGCGCGGGCGACATGTGCAGAAAGCCCTGTTCGTGGGATCGGCACTGGTCGGCCTCGCGCTGACCACCGGGATCGTCGGGCTGTTCGATTTTCTGGGAAGCGATCCGCTGTTCGGCAAACTCGTAGCTGTCGCGGCGAGCTTCGTCGTAACCTGGCTGATCCGCAGCCGCGTGGTCTTCCGCGCGGAAGGCTGA